In Streptomyces sp. NBC_01707, a genomic segment contains:
- the mtrA gene encoding two-component system response regulator MtrA: MMSIMKGRVLVVDDDTALAEMLGIVLRGEGFEPSFVADGDKALAAFREAKPDLVLLDLMLPGRDGIEVCRLIRAESGVPIVMLTAKSDTVDVVVGLESGADDYIVKPFKPKELVARIRARLRRSEEPAPEQLTIGDLVIDVAGHSVKREGQSIALTPLEFDLLVALARKPWQVFTREVLLEQVWGYRHAADTRLVNVHVQRLRSKVEKDPERPEIVVTVRGVGYKAGPS; this comes from the coding sequence ATGATGTCGATTATGAAGGGACGCGTCCTTGTCGTCGACGACGACACCGCACTGGCCGAGATGCTCGGGATTGTGCTGCGTGGTGAAGGGTTCGAGCCGTCGTTCGTAGCGGACGGCGACAAGGCACTTGCCGCATTTCGTGAGGCCAAGCCGGACCTGGTCCTGCTGGATCTCATGCTGCCCGGACGGGACGGCATCGAGGTCTGCAGGCTGATCAGGGCCGAGTCGGGTGTGCCGATCGTCATGCTCACGGCTAAGAGCGACACGGTCGATGTGGTGGTGGGCCTGGAGTCCGGGGCCGACGACTACATCGTCAAGCCGTTCAAACCTAAGGAGTTGGTTGCCCGGATCAGGGCACGTTTGCGTAGGTCCGAGGAGCCGGCACCGGAACAGCTGACCATCGGGGACCTGGTCATCGATGTGGCTGGTCACTCGGTGAAGCGGGAGGGGCAGTCCATCGCTCTGACCCCGCTGGAGTTCGACCTGCTGGTCGCGCTCGCCCGTAAGCCGTGGCAGGTCTTCACCCGTGAAGTACTGCTCGAGCAGGTGTGGGGGTACCGCCATGCCGCCGACACCCGTCTGGTGAATGTGCATGTCCAGCGGCTGCGTTCCAAGGTCGAGAAGGACCCGGAGCGGCCGGAGATCGTGGTGACCGTCCGAGGTGTCGGTTACAAGGCCGGACCGAGCTGA